A stretch of Natator depressus isolate rNatDep1 chromosome 2, rNatDep2.hap1, whole genome shotgun sequence DNA encodes these proteins:
- the VPS28 gene encoding vacuolar protein sorting-associated protein 28 homolog, which translates to MFHGIPAAPGLGAPGNKPELYEEVKLYKNAREREKYDNMAELFAVVKTMQALEKAYIKDCVSPNEYTAACSRLLVQYKAAFKQVQGSEIGSIDEFCRKFRLDCPLAMERIKEDRPITIKDDKGNLNRCIADIVSLFITVMDKLRLEIRAMDEIQPDLRELMETMNRMSHLPPDFEGRQKVNQWLQTLSGMSASDELDDSQVRQMLFDLESAYNAFNRFLHS; encoded by the exons aTGTTCCACGGGATCCCCGCCGCTCCGGGCCTGGGAG CCCCAGGGAATAAGCCGGAACTGTACGAG GAGGTGAAGCTGTATAAGAATGCACGGGAACGAGAAAA GTACGATAACATGGCTGAGCTGTTTGCAGTGGTGAAGACGATGCAGGCTCTGGAGAAAGCTTACATCAAGGACTGCGTCTCTCCCAACGA gTACACTGCAGCCTGCTCCCGGCTCCTGGTCCAGTACAAAGCTGCCTTCAAACAGGTGCAGGGTTCCGAGATCGGCTCCATCGATGAATTCTGCCGCAAGTTCCGG CTTGACTGCCCACTGGCCATGGAGAGGATCAAGGAGGATCGGCCAATCACCATCAAGGATGACAAAGGCAACCTGAACCGCTGCATTGCTGACATCGTCTCC CTTTTCATCACGGTGATGGATAAACTGCGCCTGGAGATCCGAGCTATGGATGAG ATCCAGCCGGACCTGCGGGAGCTGATGGAGACAATGAACCGCATGAGCCACCTGCCCCCTGACTTCGAGGGGCGACAGAAAGTGAACCAGTG GCTGCAGACGCTGAGTGGGATGTCTGCCTCGGATGAGCTGGATGACTCCCAAGTGCGCCAGATGCTGTTTGATTTGGAATCAGCCTACAACGCCTTCAACCGCTTCCTGCACTCCTGA